GGCGGCAAAACCTCGTCGTTCCGGGCGTCCTCGGCATGGCGATAGTCGCGCGCGAAGTCGCCCATGACGACGTTGTGCTCGTGAACCCAGTCGCCCGGCGCAATGGCCTGCGACGCGAACCCGATGATCTGGCCGTATTTGCGCACCGGCTCGTTCAACGCGATCGGCATGATCGCCATCTTGTGGCCGCGCGGGATGCGTGCCTGCGCGGTCGCACCGGCCACAGCCGTACCCTGCCCGATCTGATCGACCGCAACGATGACGTTATCGTCGGCGGCAAGACGAATGGTGCGCGGCGCGTTCATCTGATCCTCGTCAGCGATAGAAATACTGAGGCACAACCAGCGTCAGTTCGGGGATCGCCGTGATCAGCAACAGCACGATCAGCAGCGGAATGAGAAACGGCGACACCGCCCTCACCGTCCGGTCGAAGGGAATGTTGGCGACCCTCGCCAGGATGAACAACACCATGCCGACCGGTGGTGTCAGCAGCCCGATCATCAGGTTCAGCACCATGATGACCCCGAACTGCACCGGATCGATGCCGACCTTGAGGACGACAGGCATCAGAACTGGTACCAGGATCGAGATGGCAGCGATGGTCTCCATGAAACAGCCAACGATCAACAACAGGACGTTGATGATCAGCAGGATCAGCAGGGGGTCGTCGGTGATCGACAGGACCAGCGCCGCGAATTTGTCAGTCACCTGCGTCGTCGTCAGGACCCAGCCGAACAGCGAGGCTGCGCCCACGATCAACAGAACCGCCGCGGTGGTCTCGATCGTGTCGAGCGTAATTTTATAGAACTGCTTGAGCGTCAGCGTGCGATAGAGAAACGCGCCGAGGATGAGCGCCCAGACGCAAGCGGCGATCGCCGCCTCGGTCGGCGTGAACCAGCCGAAGGTCATTCCGCCGATAATGATCGCCGGCGTCATCAACGCCGGAACGGCCGCCAGGAACGACCGGCCAAGCTCAAGCCAGCGGAATGCCTGGTCGCTGCCGATGCCGTGCCGCCGCGCAAACCAGGTCGTATAGATCATCAGCGACGCTGCCATCAGCAACCCCGGCACAAACCCGGCGGCGAACAACTGACCGATCGAGGTGTTGGCCATGACGCCGAATATCACCATCGGCAGCGACGGCGGAATGATCGGCCCGATGGTCGAGGACGCGGCCGTGATGCCGACGGAAAAATTCGTCGGATAGCCATGATCGCGCATCGCCTTGATCTCAATGGTACCGAGGCCGCCGGCATCCGCCACAGCGGTTCCCGACATACCGGCGAAAATCACCGAGCCGACGACATTCACGTGACCGAGACCGCCACGCAGCCAGCCCACCGCGGCCGTCGCGAAGCCGAAAATTCGGTTCGTGATGCCAGCCGAATTCATGAGATTGCCGGCCAGGATGAAGAACGGCACCGCCAGCAACGGGAAGCTGTCGACGCCGCCCGCCATTCGATGCAGCACGACGAAGTCTGGAATGCCAGAAATGAAATGAGTGTAGATCAACGACGACAGACCGAGCGCGATGAAGATCGGAACGCCGACAATCAGCAATACGAAGAAAGCAACGAACAGAAGAGCCATTTCACATTCCTCAATCGATCTGCACGCCGGTGCCGACGTTCTCCGATGCCGCGCGCCAGCCGTCGCGGGCGTTACGCCAGAAGCACTGGATCTGCCTGGCGAACATCAGGAAGCAACCGACGGCGACACCGCCATAGACGTAGGACATCGGCCAGTCGATCACGGTCATGGTTTGCACAGCCATCCGTTCCGTTATCGTCACCGAGAAGTAGGCAAGCAGCGCAATAAAGCCGAGCTTGATGATGTCGATGACCACGAGAAGAAGGCGCCGAACCGGCTTCGACGCGAAATGCAGCAGAACCTCGACGGCAATGTTGGCCTGCTTGCGCACGACGATGCCGCCACCGATGAAGGTGATCCACATCAATCCGTAGCGCGCGATCTCTTCGGTCCAGGCCAGGCTGTCGTTAAGGATGTAGCGCGTGTAGAACTGCAGAAAGACGATCGATGCCAGCGCCCAGAACAGCACGAAGGCAAGCCAGTCTTCGGGATGATGCTCGATGACGACTTCCTCATCGTGAGCAACGATCAACGGCTCGCTGCCGGCGTCCTTCGCGGCACCGTCGGCGGAATTTACTCCGGTCATCGACAGATTTCCATCTCAGTCGCACGCAACGAAAACTCGCTCGTGCGATCAACAATTCTGGCAAATGAGAAAGGACGGCCGCGGCAATTGTCGCCGCCGCGGCCGCCGCAGTTGGCTTACTTCAGCGCCTGCAGGGCGTCGTATTCGGCCTTGCTCCAACCGGCGCCGGCGCTGGCGTCGTTATGGAGCGCGATCGCCGCGTTGCGGAAGGCCGCGCGGTCGACCTGAACCACCGTCTTGCCAAGCTGACGAAGTTGATCGGCCGTCTTCTGCTCGCTGGTGCGGATTTCGTCCGACGCCTTGGCCGCGGCCTGCGCCAACACCTCCTCGAACACCTTCTTGTCGGCGTCCGAGAGCTTGGACCAGGTCGTCGCGCCGACGATCGAGAGCAGCGATTCGATGATGTGGCCAGTCAGCATCACGTGCGTCTGCACTTCGTAGAACTTCTTGGCCATGATGGTCGGCAGCGGATTTTCCTGACCGTCCACGGTCTTTTGCTGAAGAGCGAGATAGACTTCGGCGAAGGCGATCGGCGTGGCGTTGGCGCCAACCGACTTGGCAAACATCAGATAAAGCGGCGCGGGCGGCACGCGCAGCTTCATGCCCTTCATATCCTCGGGCTTGGTTATGGCCTTGTTGGCAGTGACCATGCGTTCGCCATAGTAAGTCAGGGCCACGATCTTGTGCTTGGTCTTGTCTTCGTAACCTTTGGCGATATCGCGAAACAGCTTGCTGTCGCGATAGGCCTTCCAGTGATTGAAGTCGCGCATCATGAACGGCGCGCCGGAGATGGCGAGCGGCTTGTGGATCGAACCGGCGAACGACGTGCCCGTGTATATAATATCGACGGTGCCGAGCCCCAGGCCTTCGTTGATCTGGTTCTCGTTGCCGAGCTGAGAAGCCGGAAAGACCTGGATTTCGTAGCGGCCACCGGTCCGCTTCTTGATTTCTTCGCCAGCCCAGAGGGCCTGGGCATGGTACGGCTCGGACGTCTCATAGACGTGAGCCCATTTCAGCTTGGTCTGGGCCGAAGACGGACCGGCAAAGCCGGCAACGGCAAGCGTGATCGCCGCGCCCATAATGAGGCGCGCAGAAATCTTGGACATTTTGTTCCTCCCTCAGGACTATTCTTGCGGGTCTGGCGCCCGCCTGTTCTGATTACGGCGAAGCCGCAGGCACCGGTGCTTTCCGCCTCGATGCCGTTGAGTTCGACCCAACCGTCAACTAACATGTTACTATGTCGAACGATATCCGCAAGCAGGATTACGCCTTTCTCCCCGTGCTCGACCGTCACGAACGCGGCGGCACGGTGCAGC
The Pseudolabrys sp. FHR47 genome window above contains:
- a CDS encoding TRAP transporter large permease is translated as MALLFVAFFVLLIVGVPIFIALGLSSLIYTHFISGIPDFVVLHRMAGGVDSFPLLAVPFFILAGNLMNSAGITNRIFGFATAAVGWLRGGLGHVNVVGSVIFAGMSGTAVADAGGLGTIEIKAMRDHGYPTNFSVGITAASSTIGPIIPPSLPMVIFGVMANTSIGQLFAAGFVPGLLMAASLMIYTTWFARRHGIGSDQAFRWLELGRSFLAAVPALMTPAIIIGGMTFGWFTPTEAAIAACVWALILGAFLYRTLTLKQFYKITLDTIETTAAVLLIVGAASLFGWVLTTTQVTDKFAALVLSITDDPLLILLIINVLLLIVGCFMETIAAISILVPVLMPVVLKVGIDPVQFGVIMVLNLMIGLLTPPVGMVLFILARVANIPFDRTVRAVSPFLIPLLIVLLLITAIPELTLVVPQYFYR
- a CDS encoding sialic acid TRAP transporter substrate-binding protein SiaP is translated as MSKISARLIMGAAITLAVAGFAGPSSAQTKLKWAHVYETSEPYHAQALWAGEEIKKRTGGRYEIQVFPASQLGNENQINEGLGLGTVDIIYTGTSFAGSIHKPLAISGAPFMMRDFNHWKAYRDSKLFRDIAKGYEDKTKHKIVALTYYGERMVTANKAITKPEDMKGMKLRVPPAPLYLMFAKSVGANATPIAFAEVYLALQQKTVDGQENPLPTIMAKKFYEVQTHVMLTGHIIESLLSIVGATTWSKLSDADKKVFEEVLAQAAAKASDEIRTSEQKTADQLRQLGKTVVQVDRAAFRNAAIALHNDASAGAGWSKAEYDALQALK
- a CDS encoding TRAP transporter small permease, coding for MTGVNSADGAAKDAGSEPLIVAHDEEVVIEHHPEDWLAFVLFWALASIVFLQFYTRYILNDSLAWTEEIARYGLMWITFIGGGIVVRKQANIAVEVLLHFASKPVRRLLLVVIDIIKLGFIALLAYFSVTITERMAVQTMTVIDWPMSYVYGGVAVGCFLMFARQIQCFWRNARDGWRAASENVGTGVQID